One window of the Eucalyptus grandis isolate ANBG69807.140 chromosome 8, ASM1654582v1, whole genome shotgun sequence genome contains the following:
- the LOC104414222 gene encoding root phototropism protein 2, whose product MATPVRANERLSIAMERTGQWVFSQEIPTDVVVRVGEANFSLHKFMLLAKSNYIRKLIIETKEADLARIDLSNIPGGPEIFEKAAKFCYGVNFEITVHNVAALRCAAEYLQMTDQYCDNNLAGRTDDFLTQVALSSLSGAIVVLKSCEDLLPMAEDLKIVQRCVDLVSFNACNEANFPSRSPTNWWTEELSILSVTFFGKIIMAMKQRGAKSLTLASAIITYTERALRDLVRDHTGNGTKSTDFDDPDVRTQQREILESIVSLLPSEKAAFPINFLCCLLRSAIYLKASTSCKNELEKRISVILEHVTVDDLLVLSFTYDGERLFDLDSVRRIMSGFVEKEKSTAIFNGGDFRETCSTAMLRVAKTVDAYLGEIATYSEVSIAKFNGIATIVPKGARKVDDDLYRAIDIYLKSHPNLDEIEREKACSALDPLKLSPEARLHASQNKRLPVQIVLHALYYDQLKLRSGTEDHKGPDAVTTRHQLQADSSLIKENEDLRSELMKMKMYISDLQKTNHGTTSAKGGPKRHTFFSSMSKTLGKLNPFRHGSKDTSNIEDAVDITKPRKRRFSIS is encoded by the exons ATGGCAACACCTGTCCGGGCCAATGAGAGGCTCTCTATTGCAATGGAGAGAACCGGCCAGTG GGTCTTCTCTCAGGAGATTCCAACCGATGTGGTCGTTCGAGTAGGAGAAGCAAATTTCTCCCTTCACAAG TTCATGCTATTGGCAAAGAGCAACTACATAAGGAAACTGATAATAGAAACTAAAGAAGCAGACCTCGCGAGGATAGATTTGTCCAACATCCCCGGAGGCCCTGAGATCTTTGAGAAAGCAGCAAAGTTTTGCTATGGCGTCAACTTCGAGATCACTGTCCACAACGTGGCGGCTCTACGCTGTGCGGCGGAGTACCTCCAGATGACGGATCAATACTGCGACAACAACCTCGCTGGGCGCACCGATGATTTCCTCACGCAAGTGGCCTTGTCGAGCCTGTCTGGTGCCATCGTGGTGCTCAAGTCATGTGAAGATCTTCTTCCAATGGCCGAAGACCTTAAAATTGTCCAGAGATGCGTCGATTTAGTCAGTTTTAAT GCATGTAATGAGGCCAATTTCCCAAGCCGCTCCCCGACCAACTGGTGGACCGAGGAGTTATCAATACTAAGCGTTACTTTCTTTGGAAAGATCATCATGGCGATGAAGCAACGAGGCGCAAAATCTCTGACTTTAGCTAGTGCTATCATAACATACACAGAAAGAGCACTGCGGGATCTTGTACGAGACCACACAGGCAATGGAACTAAGTCGACGGATTTTGATGACCCTGATGTTAGGACCCAACAGAGAGAAATTCTTGAATCAATAGTTTCCCTCTTGCCCTCAGAGAAAGCTGCTTTTCCGATCAACTTCCTGTGTTGCCTCCTCCGTTCGGCCATTTATCTCAAAGCCTCCACCAGCTGCAAGAACGAGCTTGAAAAGCGAATATCGGTCATCCTTGAGCACGTGACGGTCGATGACCTTCTAGTGCTTTCATTCACCTATGATGGCGAGAGGCTCTTCGATCTGGACAGCGTGAGGAGGATCATGTCGGGGTTtgtggagaaggagaagagcaCGGCGATCTTCAATGGTGGGGACTTCAGGGAGACCTGTTCCACTGCTATGCTGAGGGTCGCTAAGACAGTGGATGCTTATCTCGGCGAGATCGCCACCTACAGTGAGGTCAGCATTGCAAAGTTCAATGGGATTGCTACTATCGTGCCTAAAGGAGCCCGAAAGGTTGACGATGATCTTTATCGTGCGATTGATATCTACTTGAAG TCTCACCCGAACCTCGATGAGATTGAGCGAGAGAAGGCATGCAGCGCGTTGGACCCGCTGAAGCTATCTCCCGAAGCCCGGCTCCATGCTTCGCAGAACAAGCGGCTGCCTGTGCAGATCGTCCTGCACGCACTCTACTACGATCAGCTGAAGTTGAGGAGTGGCACGGAGGACCATAAAGGGCCGGATGCCGTAACAACAAGGCATCAGCTGCAAGCCGATTCATCCCTGATAAAGGAGAATGAGGATCTGCGGTCCGagctgatgaagatgaagatgtaCATTTCGGACTTGCAGAAGACCAATCATGGAACAACGTCAGCAAAAGGTGGCCCAAAGCGCCACACCTTCTTCTCTTCGATGTCGAAGACTCTGGGGAAGTTGAACCCCTTCAGGCACGGGTCCAAGGACACGTCCAACATAGAGGATGCTGTTGATATCACCAAGCCTAGGAAGAGGAGGTTCTCTATCTCTTGA
- the LOC104414223 gene encoding 2-methylene-furan-3-one reductase, translated as METILTSTTCQLTTFRSPSSSSSSSLPLKFSSSIAPTLRDTRKKAVAASPVRRRPANPAVPLRVRANSQAAPASAEAAKAAGVPGEMKAWVYGEYGGVDVLKFDPKVSVPEVKEDQVLIKVAAAALNPVDAKRRQGKFKATDSPLPTVPGYDVAGVVVKVGSQVKELKEGDEVYGDINEKALEGPKQFGSLAEYTAVEEKLLALKPKNINFVQAAGLPLAISTAYEGLERTGFSAGKSILVLGGSGGVGSLVIQLAKHVFGASRVAATSSTGKLEFLKSLGADLAIDYTKENFEDLPEKFDVVYDAVGQCDRAVKAIKEGGIVVALTGAVVPPGFRFVVTSKGEVLKKLNPYIESGKVKPIVDPKGPFPFSQVAEAFSYIETNRASGKVVIHPIP; from the exons ATGGAGACCATCCTCACATCCACAACTTGCCAACTGACCACCTTCcgctctccctcctcctcctcctcttcctcgctCCCtctcaaattctcttcctccatcgcTCCCACTCTCCGGGACACCAGGAAGAAGGCGGTCGCCGCCTCCCCCGTCCGGCGGCGACCCGCGAACCCGGCCGTCCCGCTCCGAGTCCGGGCCAACTCCCAAGCCGCCCCTGCCTCCGCCGAGGCCGCCAAGGCCGCCGGAGTGCCCGGCGAGATGAAGGCGTGGGTGTACGGCGAGTATGGAGGGGTCGACGTGCTCAAGTTCGACCCGAAGGTGTCGGTGCCGGAGGTGAAGGAGGACCAGGTGCTGATCAAGGTGGCTGCCGCCGCGCTCAACCCGGTCGACGCCAAGAGGAGGCAGGGGAAGTTCAAGGCCACCGATTCTCCTCTCCCG ACTGTTCCAGGCTATGACGTTGCTGGCGTGGTGGTAAAAGTTGGGAGCCAGGTAAAGGAACTGAAGGAAGGCGACGAGGTATATGGGGACATAAATGAGAAGGCCTTGGAAGGGCCTAAGCAGTTCGGTTCATTAGCAGAGTATACCGCGGTGGAGGAGAAATTACTGGCTCTCAAACCGAAGAACATCAATTTTGTTCAGGCTGCTGGGCTTCCTCTTGCCATCAGTACAGCCTATGAGGGCCTTGAGAGGACTGGGTTCTCCGCTGGTAAATCAATTCTTGTTTTAGGTGGTTCTGGTGGAGTTGGAAGTCTCGTCATTCAG CTAGCAAAGCATGTTTTCGGTGCTTCAAGAGTAGCAGCCACTTCAAGCACTGGGAAGTTGGAATTCTTGAAAAGCTTGGGTGCTGATTTGGCTATTGATTACACAAAAGAAAACTTCGAAGACCTCCCAGAAAAGTTTGATGTAGTCTATGACGCTGTTG GTCAATGTGACAGAGCAGTCAAAGCCATAAAAGAGGGAGGGATCGTGGTAGCCCTAACTGGCGCTGTGGTACCACCTGGTTTCAGATTTGTAGTCACTTCCAAAGGAGAGGTCCTAAAGAAGCTGAACCCATACATCGAAAGCGGGAAGGTGAAGCCAATAGTCGACCCCAAGGGACCCTTCCCTTTTTCTCAGGTTGCCGAGGCCTTCTCCTACATCGAGACGAACCGAGCGAGCGGAAAGGTAGTGATACACCCCATTCCATGA
- the LOC104414224 gene encoding uncharacterized protein At4g28440: MAEASKPEMKKAVFKKVCELRPLDTGLNLTVKVVNTKVVAPRGRQMRAAEALVGDDTAMIIFVARNDQVDLMVEGSTLTLRNAKIEMFKGSMRLAVDRWGRIEVDEPASFTVKTDNNISLVEFEMVNVVE, from the exons ATGGCTGAAGCGTCCAAACCGGAGATGAAGAAGGCTGTGTTCAAGAAGGTTTGTGAGCTCCGTCCACTTGATACTGGGTTAAACCTCACGGTGAAGGTCGTTAATACGAAGGTGGTCGCACCGAGAGGTCGACAGATGCGAGCTGCTGAAGCCTTGGTGGGCGACGATACGGCCATGATAATTTTCGTCGCAAGAAATGATCAAG TTGACTTGATGGTAGAAGGCAGCACCTTGACCTTGCGAAATGCAAAGATCGAAATGTTCAAAGGGTCGATGAGGCTTGCAGTAGACAGATGGGGCCGAATTGAAGTTGATGAACCTGCCAGTTTTACTGTGAAGACCGACAACAATATCTCGCTGGTTGAATTTGAAATGGTGAATGTTGTTGAATAG